The Triplophysa rosa linkage group LG3, Trosa_1v2, whole genome shotgun sequence genome has a segment encoding these proteins:
- the LOC130552264 gene encoding uncharacterized protein LOC130552264 codes for MPGGCRFNELWLENEKYKLWLTRGPNPRVASCKVCRKDLKLFSMGEAALSSHVKGKKHQELMRRLQHSSPAFEDFFLQTSNASSSSVKGTSILESTSEVSTGFAPLTFPGSSYESTSYCIESFVNSNPALKAEICWAIKVASSHYSYKACENAGAIFQAMFPDSDIAKQFTCGEEKVAYLTVFGIAPYFSSLMKTSAKNESGYVLLFDECLNQEMEKCQLDVHLRFWNDNQVTSRYLTSFFTSHRTEESIYEKVEAVCCDIGFQNLIQLSTDGSDVNGKLLTMAQQNIEEQTGKKMLNVGSFGLHVLHNSFRAGCASANWELENALSSLSWLFEDVPARMEDYVLVTGSTSFPLDFCNDRWLENVEVVERALQIWPSLKMYISAAEEQTATEPSTQSFISAKMIVQDDLFPAKLNFFLTVAGEITPFFKLYQTDKPMLPFMSCDLTNMLRNLMEKFIKLSVMKNATTTLKLLEVDYADPVNHVDVAKLRVGFVTEQVLEENLKKNPDAERLRLEFKQNCKVFLLKMVSILLEKSLLKNLLGRSLSVLDPRGLLESKEQSVQKFKTVLRLLVEAGRIEEKCCDEVLREFARFYDRILMLTPDAFRNFDPESGRLDEFYHERLSYNAEFCHLWEVVKLVLIVSHGQALSVEREIQVNKEVMEENLQEHLLIARQVIRDHVRSVGGLLNVTYTEQLLLSASTAKHKYHTHLDEQRCLKQDEQKTLKRKGLIDEITEIQAQKKKMEEDIKVLLESADETAEKAESQGELGLISKSNGFRRAAKEMERSLETLEKQLTDKLNEMKDPPYKEEPV; via the coding sequence gGAAAAAGCATCAAGAACTGATGAGAAGACTTCAACATTCAAGTCCTGCATTTGaggatttttttctgcagacaAGCAATGCATCAAGCAGCAGTGTAAAAGGAACCAGTATATTGGAATCAACCAGTGAAGTTTCAACAGGATTTGCTCCTCTAACATTCCCAGGTTCATCATATGAGTCAACCAGTTACTGTATAGAATCATTTGTTAACTCTAATCCTGCACTTAAAGCCGAAATATGCTGGGCGATAAAAGTTGCAAGTAGCCACTATTCCTACAAGGCTTGTGAGAATGCCGGGGCCATTTTCCAAGCCATGTTTCCTGACAGCGACATAGCAAAACAGTTTACATGTGGAGAGGAAAAAGTGGCATACCTCACTGTATTCGGGATAGCTCCTTATTTCTCTTCCCTAATGAAAACCAGTGCCAAGAATGAGTCTGGTTATGTACTTCTATTTGATGAATGTCTGaatcaggaaatggaaaaatgccAGCTTGACGTACACTTAAGATTCTGGAATGATAATCAAGTAACCTCAAGGTATCTGACGTCTTTTTTTACAAGCCACCGCACTGAAGAATCAATCTATGAGAAGGTTGAGGCAGTGTGTTGTGATATCGGCTTCCAGAACTTGATTCAGCTGTCGACGGATGGTTCAGATGTGAATGGGAAGCTCCTCACCATGGCCCAACAAAACATAGAAGAACAAACAGGCAAGAAAATGCTCAATGTTGGAAGTTTTGGTTTGCATGTACTTCACAATTCCTTCAGAGCGGGGTGTGCGTCTGCCAACTGGGAGCTGGAAAATGCTCTTTCAAGCCTTAGTTGGCTATTCGAAGATGTTCCAGCTCGTATGGAGGACTATGTACTAGTTACCGGTTCCACATCCTTCCCTCTTGACTTCTGTAATGATCGATGGCTGGAAAATGTGGAGGTGGTTGAGCGTGCCCTACAGATTTGGCCATCTCTGAAAATGTACATCAGTGCCGCCGAAGAGCAAACCGCAACAGAACCCTCTACTCAGTCATTCATATCTGCCAAGATGATCGTCCAAGACGATCTTTTCCCTGCAAAGCTCAACTTCTTTTTAACTGTGGCTGGAGAAATCACTCCATTTTTTAAGTTATACCAAACCGACAAGCCCATGCTGCCGTTTATGAGTTGCGATCTCACCAATATGCTGAGAAACCTAATGGAGAAGTTCATCAAGCTCAGTGTCATGAAGAACGCAACAACCACATTGAAGCTTCTTGAGGTCGACTATGCCGACCCAGTCAACCATGTGGATGTGGCCAAACTGAGAGTGGGATTTGTCACAGAGCAAGTCCTTGAAGAGAACTTAAAGAAGAACCCGGATGCTGAGAGACTGAGGCTTGAGTTCAAGCAGAACTGCAAGGTGTTTTTACTGAAGATGGTCTCCATACTTTTGGAAAAGTCTCTGCTCAAAAATCTTCTGGGGAGAAGTCTGTCTGTTCTGGATCCGAGGGGGCTCCTTGAGAGCAAAGAGCAGAGCGTTCAAAAATTCAAAACTGTTTTGCGGCTTCTTGTTGAAGCCGGACGCATTGAGGAGAAATGTTGCGATGAGGTTCTGAGGGAGTTTGCTCGTTTCTACGACCGCATCCTGATGTTGACGCCAGATGCCTTCAGGAACTTCGACCCAGAAAGCGGAAGGTTGGATGAATTCTACCATGAGCGTTTATCCTACAACGCAGAGTTTTGCCATCTATGGGAAGTAGTGAAACTAGTCCTAATAGTTTCACATGGTCAAGCCCTCTCTGTCGAGAGAGAGATTCAAGTCAACAAGGAGGTGATGGAGGAGAACCTCCAAGAACATTTATTGATTGCTCGGCAGGTTATTCGTGACCACGTGAGGAGTGTTGGAGGACTGCTCAACGTAACCTACACAGAGCAGCTACTCCTGTCTGCATCTACTGCCAAACATAAATATCACACGCATCTCGATGAACAAAGATGTCTTAAGCAAGATGAGCAGAAGACACTGAAGAGGAAAGGACTGATTGATGAGATAACAGAGATACAAGCCCAAAAGAAGAAAATGGAGGAGGATATTAAGGTCCTCCTGGAGTCTGCTGATGAGACTGCAGAAAAAGCGGAGTCGCAAGGAGAGCTGGGACTTATATCCAAGTCCAATGGCTTTCGGAGAGCTGCGAAAGAAATGGAAAGAAGTCTGGAGACTTTGGAGAAACAGTTAACTGATAAACTGAATGAAATGAAGGATCCTCCTTATAAGGAGGAGCCTGTTTAA